In one window of Helianthus annuus cultivar XRQ/B chromosome 17, HanXRQr2.0-SUNRISE, whole genome shotgun sequence DNA:
- the LOC110926351 gene encoding probable leucine-rich repeat receptor-like protein kinase At1g35710, with protein MLPLCLLFIALTLSLFPNPCCANAELTLLMDIKASLDPENKHLMSWTESGDPCSGSFIGVACNEHLKVTNISLPGRSLTGKVPTSISGLKRLSGLYLHYNSLTGEIPKEISGLTELSELYLNVNDLTGGIPAEIGNMKHLQVVELSCNRLTGRIPWTLGGLAMLQRLDLSFNGLSGSIPASMGKLPQLKFLDVQNNTLSGFVPTGLKQLKDGFSYKNNLGLCGVAFSSLRRCRNQDASKIDPLEPSKPAPNTTVSQNKPQSANVTPRCHQTHCSNSSNLKRVAIIAAVVTVIATLTVTACVTIFIRRRQKQKIWNKSETPDRKFSMQESPPKTSDSICAWDPTQKSPQKSPKSCGFCVELESNLLQSFNLEEIESATRYFSDANLLGRSKFSAVYKGVLRDRSVVAIKSVSVTSCKADEAEFTKGLSLLTSLKHENLARLRGFCCSKSRGECFLVYDFASKGNLSEYLDVEDRRTGHVLDWPKRVSIINGIAKGLAYLHRDDPEKPGMIHRNISMEKILLDQEYNPLITDAGLLKLLADDIVYSALKVSAALGYMAPEYITTGKFTEKSDVYAFGVVVLQILSGKGNVAGSIRAAAADRRFDDFIDENLEGKFSESEADKLTEMGLICVDELPENRLTMEDVIRELSSSI; from the exons ATGCTTCCTCTTTGTCTCCTCTTTATTGctctaacactctctcttttccCAAACCCATGTTGTGCAAATGCAGAACTCACTCTTCTAATGGACATCAAGGCTTCTCTAGACCCCGAAAACAAGCATCTTATGTCGTGGACCGAATCGGGGGACCCCTGCAGCGGTTCGTTTATCGGTGTGGCGTGCAATGAGCATCTAAAAGTGACCAACATCTCGTTGCCAGGCCGCAGCCTCACTGGAAAGGTGCCCACGTCAATCTCGGGCCTAAAGCGCCTCTCGGGTTTATACCTTCATTACAATTCATTAACTGGAGAGATACCGAAAGAGATTTCGGGTCTCACTGAGTTATCAGAATTGTATCTTAATGTCAATGATTTAACCGGAGGAATACCCGCGGAAATTGGAAACATGAAACATCTTCAAG TTGTTGAGTTGTCGTGTAACCGGTTAACTGGTCGGATTCCATGGACCCTTGGAGGGTTAGCCATGTTACAGAGGCTCGATCTTAGTTTTAACGGGCTAAGTGGTTCGATTCCTGCAAGCATGGGCAAACTACCACAGTTGAAGTTTCTTGATGTTCAGAACAACACACTCTCCGGCTTCGTACCAACCG GTTTGAAGCAATTGAAAGACGGGTTCAGTTATAAGAACAATCTTGGTCTATGTGGCGTGGCGTTTTCTTCACTAAGGCGGTGTCGCAACCAAGATGCGTCAAAGATCGACCCACTCGAACCATCTAAACCCGCACCAAACACCACCGTATCTCAAAACAAGCCTCAATCGGCTAATGTTACACCTCGTTGTCACCAAACCCACTGCTCGAACTCATCGAATCTTAAACGGGTTGCCATCATAGCAGCCGTAGTCACAGTCATTGCAACTTTAACCGTAACCGCATGCGTCACAATATTCATCCGCAGACGACAAAAACAGAAAATCTGGAATAAATCCGAGACTCCCGATCGCAAATTTAGCATGCAAGAATCACCCCCAAAAACCAGCGATTCCATTTGCGCGTGGGACCCGACACAAAAATCACCACAAAAATCACCGAAATCTTGCGGGTTTTGTGTCGAGTTGGAATCGAACTTGTTACAGAGTTTCAATTTGGAGGAAATCGAATCCGCCACACGGTACTTTTCAGATGCTAACTTGCTCGGGAGAAGCAAGTTTTCCGCGGTGTACAAAGGCGTGTTACGCGACAGATCAGTCGTCGCGATAAAGAGCGTGAGCGTCACAAGTTGTAAAGCCGATGAAGCCGAGTTTACAAAAGGGTTGAGCTTATTAACCTCATTGAAACATGAGAATCTAGCAAGGCTTAGAGGGTTTTGCTGCTCAAAAAGCAGAGGTGAATGCTTTTTGGTGTATGATTTTGCATCAAAAGGGAATCTATCAGAGTATCTTGATGTTGAAGATAGAAGAACCGGTCATGTTCTTGACTGGCCCAAAAGGGTTTCCATTATTAATGGCATAGCCAAAG GTCTTGCATACTTGCACAGAGATGACCCGGAAAAACCCGGGATGATTCACCGAAACATATCGATGGAAAAGATTTTACTCGACCAAGAATACAACCCTTTAATCACGGATGCGGGCCTGTTGAAGCTCTTAGCCGATGATATTGTATACTCGGCGCTCAAAGTGAGTGCTGCTTTAGGCTACATGGCTCCCGAGTATATTACAACCGGCAAGTTCACTGAGAAAAGTGATGTTTACGCTTTCGGGGTTGTGGTTCTTCAAATACTTTCGGGTAAAGGTAATGTCGCCGGGTCAATACGGGCAGCTGCCGCAGATAGAAGGTTTGATGATTTCATAGATGAAAATCTTGAGGGAAAGTTTTCGGAATCTGAAGCAGATAAGCTGACCGAAATGGGGTTGATCTGTGTCGATGAGCTTCCTGAGAATAGATTGACGATGGAGGATGTGATTCGAGAACTAAGTAGTTCTATTTAG
- the LOC110926352 gene encoding putative transferase At4g12130, mitochondrial, translating into MNFLKFKPSIRSLKPIFKINHFSSHLHDAGPMASLLKTRSVVRFRGPDTIKFLQGLLTNDVRRFGEPAGDEKSSLVTPNVPASSARSVYAAMLTPQGRFLYDLFLYEPPRVDERLDESGSGPGPDPDEVVLLADVDCSVLDELVETLKKYRLRSKVDIENVGEEFSCWQRFGVDLHKRPPASSSAEDPVANSVGWGGAIDPTGSSSSRGNNIGWQWLKDPRLDCLGFRGIFPSNVTPPMVEANTETEEENYLLWRLEKGVAEGSIEIPKGEAIPLEYNLAGLNAISFDKGCYVGQELIARSHHRGVVRKRLLPLRFLNESGTEVEKVAPGSEVIALKSGKKAGTVTTALGSRGLGLLRLEEAFKGSGNLVIKGQEDVKVDAIRPEWWPTQWLSEHEPYQAAG; encoded by the exons atgAACTTCTTAAAATTCAAACCCTCAATCCGTTCCTTAAAACCCATCTTCAAAATCAACCACTTCTCGTCCCACCTTCACGATGCGGGTCCAATGGCTTCTCTTCTTAAAACCCGATCCGTTGTCCGGTTCCGGGGCCCCGACACCATCAAATTCTTACAAGGTTTATTAACAAACGATGTTCGCCGGTTCGGTGAACCGGCTGGTGATGAGAAGTCGAGCTTGGTTACTCCTAATGTGCCGGCTTCATCGGCTCGGTCTGTTTATGCGGCTATGTTGACGCCCCAAGGGAGGTTTTTGTATGATTTGTTTTTGTATGAGCCGCCCCGAGTTGATGAGAGGCTTGATGAGAGTGGGTCTGGGCCTGGACCCGACCCGGATGAGGTGGTGTTGCTTGCTGATGTTGATTGTTCTGTGTTGGATGAGCTGGTTGAGACCTTGAAAAA ATATAGATTAAGGTCAAAGGTTGATATCGAGAATGTGGGGGAAGAGTTCTCCTGTTGGCAACGTTTTGGTGTTGATCTCCACAAAAGACCACCAGCTTCATCATCTGCAGAAGACCCTGTAGCCAATTCAGTAGGGTGGGGCGGTGCGATTGACCCAACCGGCAGCTCATCTTCACGAGGAAATAACATCGGCTGGCAATGGCTTAAAGACCCCCGTTTGGATTGCCTTGGGTTCCGAGGAATCTTCCCGTCCAATGTGACTC CACCGATGGTTGAGGCGAATACCGAAACCGAAGAAGAGAATTATCTTCTTTGGAGATTAGAGAAGGGTGTTGCTGAAGGATCTATTGAGATCCCCAAAG GTGAGGCAATCCCGCTGGAGTACAATCTTGCGGGTTTAAACGCGATAAGCTTCGACAAAGGATGTTACGTTGGCCAAGAACTAATCGCTCGGTCCCATCACCGCGGGGTTGTTCGCAAGCGATTGCTTCCTCTCAGGTTCCTAAACGAATCTGGAACAG AGGTGGAGAAGGTTGCTCCTGGTTCAGAAGTAATAGCGTTGAAGTCCGGTAAGAAAGCCGGAACAGTCACCACTGCACTAGGGTCTCGTGGGCTCGGGCTACTCAGGCTCGAAGAAGCTTTTAAGGGGTCGGGAAATTTGGTCATCAAAGGTCAAGAAGACGTGAAGGTGGACGCTATCCGGCCTGAATGGTGGCCAACACAGTGGCTTTCCGAGCATGAGCCGTACCAAGCTGCTGGTTAG